ATTAGGTTTCTATGTTGCATTCCACACTAAGGGGCTTACATTAGGATCAGGCCTGGCCCTAATGCTTACAGCAACATGGCTATTTTCAGTTCCAAAAAGAAAGTGTTCTATCAAGTAGCAGCCTCCATTATCTCTGATTCATACTGTTGGTCTACTTGCTCTTATTTGGCCTATAAATGCACTACAGTATCTCTTCAGGCACTGGGCCACCACCCCTCTTTCACCTCATTTCCATTATGGGTTTTATAGACCATTTGGTCTTATGTCTCTTTAACTCATTCCTTGAGGCCTGATTCTATTTCTGGAAAAACTGGATGCATAGTTCCTACTCTAACAGAAAACCAGTGCTGATGACACGGCTTTATTAGTATCAGCTAGAAATGGCCATGGTGGATGCTTGATCTTACTCtccatttcacacacacaaaaaagcaccgCTTAGAACCAGCATGCCCACATCAGAGTCATCTCTTTTGGCAGATGTCATCTAACATCTAATTGGATTATATCTGATAGCTCTATATGGTATGACAATTCACCAGTTACCTGGAAATACATTTTCCAACAAGATTATAATGAAGTATCCACCAGTAGGCTCAATTGCTTAAATTTGAACATCCTACAAAtgctttgttaatattttttaatgttctctgAATGCAAATACCAGTTGTTAAAATCTTCCTGGCTGAAATTATTAAGGCCAGAGACTGTCCGCAAGACTACATATAATAAGATACAAGTAATTGAATTCTGAAGAAAATATTACCTCAACCCACACCCCTGGGGAGTTGGGATGGCCTTCTATAATTAAGACATATCTGGATTCTTTAACTAGAAAAGAGTGGCAGTCCTCTCTTCTGCTTAGCTGACTGTGAGGATGGATGGATCTGCCCGAATTGGACAACAGACAATGTTTGTACTCTCATTTTTGTCTGAGAATGTATCCTTAACTTCTACGCTTACAAAGGGTCATCAAAACTCAATTAGTGAAGTCAACATTCACAAATAATGGTTTCAAAGATTTGTTCTTCATCTTTCTAACATTCTAAACTTAATTCTTAGTCAACGAGAAACTTCAACTACTGCCAACCGAGACAAATTCTACCAAGTTGTATTTTTATGGCCTATAACAAGCCTATGTTTACGGATATAATACAAAATAGCTTAATAACAACAATAGCAGAAAACTGCTAAAATAGTTTGCCTTGTGCCAAGCACTGTACTAAGTGCTTTGCTTGCatgattttctttgattcttatAGCAACCCTTTGAGCTAATTACCATTTCTCCTGTTTTGTAGGTAAAAAAACTGAGACATAAAGAGATCATATTACCCAGGGTCATATGGCTAGTAAGTTGTAAAGCCAGAATATGGCCGAGGCAGTCTGATTCCAGAACCTCTGTGCTTAACTAGCTTGCCATATGCCTCCTCTAGATGACCATTTAATACGCGGGAAGCCCCATAATTCATTCCTGGCTGTGGTTTCTATGGAGTAACTTCTACTGATCACTTAGTGCTGAAAGGCCATGTTAAAGGACGCTTCTGGAGGAAGCAGCAGCCGACACCTTTGAGGGCTCTGTTTCTACAGAGAACCTGAACGAACCAAGGCAAGTGCATTCCAGTCACTGAACCTGGCAGCAGATTCATGGATCACAATGATCTTTAGCTTTTGTTCCTCAAACTGGAATAATGACACAATGAGAGTATTAAAACCCCTACAACTGGCATCACATGAATGGCCAGCTGTCTCAAAAGAGGGAATGTGCTTGTCAGAGGCCATCCCTGCAGGGTCTCAGACAGGTTAGAGTGCCATGGACCTGTTCTGTAATGGGCAGTGTAAACTTATACAGACTTGGTTTCAAAGGTCTTCAGAGAATTTAGTCACAGCCTCTAAAGCAACCATCAGAAAACAGTCTGGACTCACTCAAGTAAGCAGGAGCTTTATTGGCTTATGGATCTAGGCAGTCCAGGTATAGATGTGGTTCTGGACAGGCTGATTTAGAGGCTCTACGTGGCCAAGGCTCCATCGCATATCAATCCCTGGGCTCCCCCATTCCCAGTTTGGCTTCTGTCTCCACAACCTCTCTCCATGTGGCAAACAAGATAGCTACTGGTGGTCCCAGGCTCACGTCCTCTCAGCTTGGAAATCCAGCAGCAAGAAGATTTCTCACTCCCAAAGTCTACAACTCAATCCTTGGGAAGACTATAATTGGTCCTGCTAGGAACATTTAATATCCAAGAACAACCTCCAGATAGGGAGCTGGGGAGATAGGAGATGGGCTACTCTGACAGGATGCCCTGTGTCTCACGTCTACTCTTGCATCCTGAGTATATTGAGAATGCGGGCATGAAGAAGGAATTCAAAGCCCCACAAGGTTTGTGTGGAAAGGGGCAGAGGGGGTTCCCAGAAGAACCATAAAATTAAGAAAGCActgcaaacaagcaaaaaccattTTTATGCACATTCTTGGCAGTAACAACATATTATACCTTGTGCCTCATCTTGCTCTGGAAAAAGGCAGACCTCCTCTGCTAGGGCAATTCTAATGGCTTCTCCCGTGTGCTTTGAGAACGTGGAGGAGCTGTGCAGTGTTGCTGGGCTTCCCATTCCACGAGACCTGGACCCAGCAGTTCCATAGCGTGATGCTGAGCACTCTGGACCCAATCCAGATACCTGGCCAATGTCCTGGTTCTGAGAATGAAGAGTCCTGTGAATGTGGACAATGCCCTCCTGCTTTCTGGAAGTCCTGGGCAGGAAATTAAATAGAAGACCAGTAGTTCCTTCTCAGCTCAGAGATGTCCTTGCCTTctgactttaaaaacaaaaaatcatttctcctttctgggtttcagttttctcatctatgtgACGGTAAGAAATTAACTCCAAGATCTGTCCaacttaagaagaaataaaaatgaaaaacaaaacacctgaaATTCTGATTCTCCTGGACAAAGCTTCCCAGCGTAGTTCACAAGGTCCCAGGCCAGACACTTTGCCTGTGTTCTCAGGTGCTGAGGAAAACGGAGCAGTCCTGCAATGCGTATATGGGAACAAAGGCCCAGAGACAGAGATGTGGGGCCCATGTGATGTAAAAAAACTGGGAACCACCTCCGGGACCCACAGCCCGGCCTCAGGGCCACAGCTGGGGCTTGGTGTACACTTCACCGTGCACTTCATACTTCAGTGCCCGCCAGTCCAGGACATTAGGACTGAAGGTCCCACCAGCATAGACAGTGTTAATCTGATCTGGTGACAGCACAAAGTCCCACATGTTCACATTTCCAATGTCTCCCACCAAGGACTGATTTGTCTCAAAGCCCCCACCGAAGGAATCCTGCTCCTGCCCCAGGATGATGCTTGCCTCTGTCCCCACAGTGTATCCCTTCTGCAGACTCTTCCTCACCCTGGGCTTCCCATCCAACCAGAACTCCACGATCCCTGAGGCAGACTCCCAGCTTGTACAAATGTGTACTGGAGCTGTGACTTCGGAAGTCTCGAATAACACTTCAGGCCCACCCACTGTAAGAGTGTATCCTCTACCCTTAGACCAAAATATGAGAATCTCATTAGATTGTTTCTTGGTGGCATAAGAGAAAATGCTGTGCCCACGGGTCAAGGACAGTTCCGTGTAGACGTGCAGGCACACAGTGAAGGCTTTGAGAGGCTTCGTTGACTGTGCTTTGAGGGATACATAGGAATTATCCGACTCTTTGGGAAACACAAAAGCCTTCGTGGACATGTCTGTGAGACAGAAAAACAAGTACAAATGAGAAGTTTCTCAGATCACAAAGATCTATCCCCTCACTGATAGAGTTTAAGATTGAGAAACTGACCCCTTccccatttacacacacacactcacaccacacacacacatacacacacacgtcgTGATGAATCTTCCACTGTTCTGTTCACCCAACCCCATACCTCAGATCAAATCTCTCCCAAAGCCTGGGGTGGCCCATACCTGTCTGGCCAAAAGCATGAGAGAAGCTGGTCAAGACCAGGAAGTACAACAGCTTCTCCATGCTCATGCCCCGCTGCCAGTGCTACAGGGATCTGAATTCACTCCTTTGCAAAAGTTGTATTTGGCTGGAAGTTCAGGGGCTAGAAGTCCTAGATCTCTTGCCTCAGAGCTACCCCCTCCTGCCTGGACTTATATCCAAAGCAGTAAGGGATTTTATGCCACTTTGTAAATGATTTTCCAACGTTGCCTCTTGGGTCAAGTGTCAGGGCTCCAGGATGGAGGGAAGCAAAATCATTCCGGAACAGATAAATCAATATGGGTTATTTATTAGAAACTCTGATGACTACTGAATTACCAATTCTTTGTGacaggaaaaatgaagaaacctCCCAGGGTTTCAGTTTGGCTATCCATCctgagaaaataatgagaaatgttAACATATTAAATGAGTGGCCATCTGGGTGCACGTGGTAGCTGCCTCTCCAACACCTACTTCAGCCCAAATCACAGAGTTTCACAAAGGAAAGCTGACAGCTTCTGGAGATGGCCCTGATCACTAACCCCTTTCGTAATCCGCTTGTTTACAGATTGGGAAATGAGAAGAACAAACATGCCCTTCCCTAAGCCCTGGACACATTTTCTCAGCCAATTGAATATACTTATCTAGAGCTCTCTAGACATTTTGGCACTAAATGGTGGTCCTGGCAGTAAAAGTCCAGTGAAACGTTTGCCTGATCACAGGCAGAGCATTATGTCAGAGTTTCTTCCTATAACATCTTTCTCTGAATATGTAAAGCTTCCAGCAGGAGTCTGGATAAACTGATTCTACTACTTCCTCTGTTCACAAGATTCAAGTAATCCCTTCACACTGTCTGACAGTCTTACTACAGTTCCCTACTTAACTCACTCTTCCAAATGACGATTACGCCGcttctccttgctcctcaagtctcattcattctttcactcaGCTGATGAACTCACCTTTTGTTGAGAAATTAAAAGCCATCAGAAAAGAAGCACCATATCTTTTGTAGCAGAGGCTTCTAGTCACTCCCCCACATCCATTCTCTACTTTTCATAAGAATAACATTTTTACTTGGGCGCTTAGTCGTCCCCTCAAACACCAAATTTCCCAGCCCCCACTGTAGCTTGCAGTGATATGATTAAATTATGGCCAATGAGATAGGAACAGAATAGGGACAATCTCTAGGTTGTGCTCCTTAAGAAAGGTATATGCTTTCCGCTCCCACCTCCCCCTTTTTTCCTTTGGCTAGTATTCAGTCATGATAGCAGGAGATGGAACAGTTCACTTTCAGGTCAGCAAGTGTAAGCTGCATGTTGAGGTTGGC
The DNA window shown above is from Callithrix jacchus isolate 240 chromosome 18, calJac240_pri, whole genome shotgun sequence and carries:
- the CRP gene encoding C-reactive protein, which translates into the protein MSMEKLLYFLVLTSFSHAFGQTDMSTKAFVFPKESDNSYVSLKAQSTKPLKAFTVCLHVYTELSLTRGHSIFSYATKKQSNEILIFWSKGRGYTLTVGGPEVLFETSEVTAPVHICTSWESASGIVEFWLDGKPRVRKSLQKGYTVGTEASIILGQEQDSFGGGFETNQSLVGDIGNVNMWDFVLSPDQINTVYAGGTFSPNVLDWRALKYEVHGEVYTKPQLWP